Proteins from a single region of Theobroma cacao cultivar B97-61/B2 chromosome 10, Criollo_cocoa_genome_V2, whole genome shotgun sequence:
- the LOC18586653 gene encoding rust resistance kinase Lr10 yields MQMVIILCHFLLVLSASAVGLGPVSPDQDACEPKHCKPGQPSVRYPFRLKGRQPDHCGSSGFDLSCNNKNQTVLELPRSVKLLVKHIDYVNQRIQVYDEDGCVQKQLQNLTLSASPFTFRSDTDPYYDSKPGNFTLFNCSIEDQSKDYDNDWSISCLSVPGFYVEYFDSDDGGYDLLNCSKTIDIIDIPRGLMSDQKNKFYFSWTNPACGSCEIQGKGCRRNTTKALGIECYYIHMDHKGARMKLMISGLTIGSLLLLLSVIGLCWLHHLNKKEKEGQRKIEQFLEDYKALKPSRYSYADIKRITNQFKEKLGQGGYGTVFKGTLSNDVSVAVKVLNNFKGNGEEFVNEVGSMGRIHHVNVTRLVGFCADGYNRALVYEYLPNESLEKFIFAAKGENRFLSWEKLHEIALGIAKGIEYLHQGCEQRILHFDIKPHNILLDQNFTPKISDFGLAKLCSKEQSAVSMTAARGTMGYIAPEVLSRNFGNVSYKSDVYSFGMLLLEMVGGRKNIDVTVANESQVYFPEWVYNRLDKGEELGIDIEDEGHHKIAKKLTIVGLRCIQWYPVDRPSMKSVVQMLEGEADNLTMPLNPFASKDEKKPKKPINRELAAISE; encoded by the exons ATGCAAATGGTAATTATTCTCTGTCACTTCCTCTTGGTATTGAGTGCTTCAGCAGTTGGTCTTGGTCCAGTCTCGCCAGATCAAGATGCCTGCGAGCCAAAACACTGCAAACCCGGCCAGCCATCCGTCCGGTACCCCTTCCGGTTGAAAGGCCGCCAACCGGACCACTGTGGCTCATCTGGGTTTGACCTGTCCTGCAACAACAAGAACCAGACGGTGCTGGAGCTGCCCCGTTCGGTCAAGTTATTGGTGAAGCATATAGATTATGTAAACCAGAGGATTCAGGTGTATGATGAAGATGGTTGTGTCCAAAAGCAGCTTCAAAATCTTACCTTATCCGCATCTCCTTTCACGTTCCGCTCAGACACAGATCCCTACTATGACAGCAAACCGGGAAACTTCACCTTGTTCAATTGTTCAATTGAAGATCAATCGAAGGATTATGATAATGACTGGAGCATTTCCTGCTTAAGTGTGCCTGGCTTCTACGTTGAATACTTTGATTCTGATGATGGAGGCTATGACCTGTTAAATTGCAGCAAGACTATAGATATCATTGATATTCCTCGAGGGTTGATGTCTGACCAGAAAAACAAGTTTTACTTCAGTTGGACCAACCCGGCGTGTGGTTCATGTGAAATTCAGGGCAAAGGATGTCGACGCAATACTACCAAGGCCTTGGGCATAGAGTGCTATTACATCCACATGGATCATAAAG GTGCAAGAATGAAGCTAATGATTTCAG GTTTAACCATAGGATCACTTCTCCTTTTATTGAGTGTCATTGGACTCTGTTGGCTGCACCACTtgaataaaaaagagaaagagggcCAACGCAAGATCGAACAGTTTTTGGAGGATTACAAAGCTCTTAAGCCCTCAAGATATTCCTATGCTGATATTAAGAGGATAACAAACCAATTCAAGGAAAAACTTGGACAGGGTGGTTATGGTACTGTGTTCAAAGGAACACTTTCCAATGATGTTTCAGTAGCTGTTAAGGTTCTGAATAACTTCAAGGGAAATGGTGAAGAGTTCGTTAACGAAGTTGGTTCAATGGGAAGAATCCACCATGTCAATGTTACTCGCTTAGTTGGTTTTTGTGCTGATGGGTATAACCGAGCCCTTGTTTATGAGTACTTGCCAAATGAGTCATTAGAGAAATTCATATTTGCAGCCAAGGGTGAGAATCGTTTCCTTAGTTGGGAGAAGCTTCATGAAATTGCTTTAGGCATAGCCAAAGGCATTGAGTACCTTCACCAAGGTTGCGAGCAACGGATCCTCCATTTTGACATCAAACCTCACAATATTTTACTGGATCAGAACTTCACTCCTAAGATCTCTGATTTTGGTTTGGCTAAGTTATGTTCCAAAGAGCAAAGTGCTGTTTCAATGACAGCAGCAAGAGGAACCATGGGCTATATTGCACCTGAAGTATTGTCTAGGAACTTTGGAAACGTCTCATACAAATCAGACGTTTACAGTTTTGGAATGCTCTTGCTTGAAATGGTTGGAGGGAGAAAGAATATTGATGTGACAGTGGCCAATGAAAGCCAAGTGTACTTCCCGGAGTGGGTTTATAATCGTTTAGACAAAGGAGAAGAATTAGGAATTGATATCGAAGATGAAGGGCATCACAAGATAGCCAAGAAACTTACAATTGTTGGACTTCGGTGCATTCAGTGGTATCCAGTTGATCGTCCTTCAATGAAATCTGTGGTTCAGATGTTGGAAGGAGAAGCAGACAATCTGACAATGCCACTAAATCCTTTTGCCTCTAAAGATGAAAAGAAGCCTAAGAAGCCCATTAACAGAGAGCTAGCAGCTATTTCTGAATAA